A single genomic interval of Candidatus Neomarinimicrobiota bacterium harbors:
- a CDS encoding uridine kinase (functions in pyrimidine salvage; pyrimidine ribonucleoside kinase; phosphorylates nucleosides or dinucleosides to make UMP or CMP using ATP or GTP as the donor) gives VKTRGRSIESVVDQYYKTVRPMHLQFVEPTKRFADIIIPEGAYNRVAIDILKTKINALLGGDQIKGEVISP, from the coding sequence ACGTAAAAACCCGGGGCCGCTCAATCGAATCGGTAGTGGACCAGTACTATAAGACCGTGCGTCCCATGCACCTGCAATTCGTGGAACCCACCAAACGGTTCGCCGACATCATTATCCCTGAAGGAGCCTACAACCGGGTCGCTATCGACATTTTAAAGACTAAAATCAATGCCCTTTTAGGCGGGGATCAGATAAAAGGGGAGGTTATCTCGCCATGA